The sequence TTTTGTCTGTTGCCATGGAATGTATAGGTAGGGATTGTCTTATGCTTGGAAAGCCCGTTCCGCGCTCTCTATCCCCTTTTTTCGGGGTCCCCATGAACCGCTTTTTAGTATTTGTGTTCGCCTTCTTCTTCCTTCCCTTCCACACAGAAGGATCATGGGGTTCTCCTAACACACATATCCGGGGGTGCAACTGTTTAGTGGGCAAGGATCGGAACGGGCGGATCCCAGTATATATGTTAAAAGATCCAATAAATAAGTATAAATGATAGATTTTGAACCTAGTAAATCAAACAGGATGTAGTAAGATAACGAACTTGTAACCATAATGTTCAAATTGATTAACCTTGTTGTCGTATTATATGCTGTTAATATTTGTTCACTAGCTTTGAAAAATGTTTTAtgtaattatttatttgttataatCATAATTTTATTAGGTGATACATATTAGCTGAGTATATGCTTTAGACATTAGCACTTTTTGCTGTAGGTTTAATGCTTTACAGTAGCGGTTTAGCCCTCCATAGATGTATATGTTTATAAAATATGTAGAACTTCTAATATGAGtactttttatttatattttcataatatTGGCCTGAGATAAGTTTAAATGGAGTGGCATGgttagtgaggattcatatagccgccCTCGACTTGTTTAGGACCGAGGTGTAGTAGTTGatgttgtaatatttttttttgtggaAAATGTTTTATCTTTGGAAATTATTTTCAGGAGCATTTTTCAAGGTTTAGTAGGGTGTAAAAGTACTTGACACATATGCTCATAGTGAGAGCTGCAGGATAGTGTATGAGGATAATAATAATTAGGGTTTTTTGAGTACTAATTTTTGACAAACAATGTCTAGGTGTTGATTCGAACAAGTGATATGGCATACATGTTGAAGATTTCTGAGATGGAAAAATGACATATGCTATTAGTCTGTTTCCTCCAAATTTGAGTAAAGTATTTAACATTCTCCACAATCCATGATAACCAAGTCGGAATATATCATGTGGAAAAGGTTGAGGGACTTATGAATTAGCCTCTTAGGTAACAGGTTCGAGCCTTGTGCCATTCAAATTAAGGTTGAGGGGCGGGCCCATTATCCCGAGTGTCGAAGGTTGCGATTGGTCCTAAGGATTGGCCCCAAACGGATTTTTCGATCATAAAAAAGAGTCAACCATAACAAACATACCCTTCGTAGTCTCTGGTTGTTTGAAGTTGGGTTTTTTAGATATGCAATTGGAATCCGCAGTAGTTTGTTAGTGACATATGACCATCCTTTCTGTGTCCCTTGTTTTTATCTATATATGACCATTTTTCGGTGCCATTTGGTTATTTAACACCTTCGAAGCATTCATTGTATCTTGGTTTTGGTTCTTAGTTCTTGCTAAGTTTAATGCGCCATGCAATTTAGCTTTGTAATTCTTGCACTGTTATATCTTTGTGGATAACTATTATCTTTTCTTCCGGTTCCATTTGAATGAGAAAAGTTCTGCTATGTGAGCGTACCATGGCCTTCAcccgttttttttttttggtttctgtATTATATGCTGTTAATATTTGTTCTTTGATTTTGGAAAAAAGTTCTctgtaaaaaattattttcatttatatgaacctatttcctttttagtccattTAAAAAAAAGACCTCTTTCTAAATGTGGAAATTATGTAACTTTACCCATTCattcttaaattttttaaaaaaaacaaatagattcacataaattgaaatagagggagtaGTAATTTTTCTTTGGAGAAATGTttaattttggattattttttataaatttttggTAGGGTATATAAATGTAGGTGAGATATGCTCATAGTGCAATGTGCAGGATGGGGTATGGGGACAGTGATTAGTGTTTTTTTGAGTATTTTGACAAACAATGTCCAAGTGTTGATTCGAACAAGTGATATGAATGCGAGTTAAATATCTCTGAAAAGGAAAATTACTTTTGCTATTTCGTGCCAAAGTTATTTTCCCCCAAATTGCCCCCGGGGTTTAGTTCAAGCGGCAAAAGTTGAGGGACTTGTGGCTTAGTCATAGGTTCGAGCTCTGCGCCATAGTCTAGTATTTAAGTGAAGAAGGATAGATGGCCGGGCCCATTATCCCGAGCTTCCAAGGCTGCTTTTGGTATTTCTCGTTCTTTAAAAAAGGCTATTTTCTTCCAAATTGGAGTAAAATATTATACATTTTCCACCGTCTATGATAAACCAAATTGGTAAATGATTTCGTCAAGTACCATAACAAATATACCCTTCATAGTTTCTAGGTGTTTGGAGTTGGGATTCTTTGAGATATGTTATTGGATTCCGCTGTACTTAATTTTCTTGCATGGTTGTTAGTGGTGTGACCATCCTTTCTGTGTCCTTGTTTATTTATGTATGATCATTCTTtctgtgtcatgtgattatttgtACCTTATAGTATTCATTGTATCTTGGTTTCGGCTCTTTGTTCTTGCTTAGTTTAATGCGCCATGCAATTTGTCTTTGTAATGTCTGTCACTGTTATTTCTTTGTGGGTAATTGTTACCTTTGTTCCTATTCCATCGTGAATGAGAAAAGTTCTGCTTTGTGAGCATGCTATGGCTTTCTCCGAGTCTGCTTTTTGGTTTGTTTACTCGGGATACAATTTCTGAAACCAGTTTCTGTATAGAAATTTCTTTCTGggctttttcaaattttttctgGTTTTCCATTTATCAACGGCATAAAATGATTTTCTGAACTGAGAAAGTGGAAAGTACACGGATTTTCCGATTTACCTCAGGCTGTTAGTAGGAACTTATATCTGAGTTTAACAACTTATTAACATCCTCGCTGCTCTTTATTTTTTCCAGACTGAGTGGACTAGAGAAGAAGATGAGAAACTACTTCACCTTGCAAAGCTCATGCCTACCCAGTGGAGGACTATTGCGCCAATTGTTGGTCGTACACCATCCCAGTGCCTTGAACGCTATGAAAAGCTTCTCGATGCAGCATGTGCTAAGGATGAAAACTATGACCCTAATGATGATCCAAGAAAATTGAAGCCTGGAGAGATTGATCCTAATCCAGAATCAAAGCCTGCTCGTCCTGATCCTGTTGATATGGACGAGGATGAGAAAGAAATGTTGTCTGAAGCACGGGCTCGGTTGGCCAACACAAGAGGTAAGAAGGCTAAAAGGAAAGCCAGAGAAAAGCAGCTTGAAGAGGCTCGAAGGCTTGCTTCCTTACAGAAAAGGAGAGAACTGAAGGCTGCTGGAATAGATGCCCGTCAAAGGAAGAGAAAAAGGAGAGGAATTGATTACAATGCTGAAATACCCTTTGAAAAGAAGCCTCCTCCAGGTTTCTATGATGTTGCTGAGGAAGACCGTCCTGTAGAGCAACCTAAGTTTCCAACTACCATTGAAGAACTAGAAGGTGAAAGGAGAGTCGATAAGGAAGCTCGTCTAAGAAAGCAGGATATTGCAAGGAATAAAATTGCAGAAAGGCAGGATGCCCCGACAGCCATATTGCATGCAAATAAACTTAATGATCCAGAAGCAGTGAGGAAGAGGTCGAAACTCAATCTTCCTGCACCACAGATTCCAGATCATGAATTGGAGGCCATAGCAAAGATAGGTATTGCCAGTGATCTACTAGGAGGTGATGAACTATCCGAAGGGAATGCTGCAACACGTGCTCTTCTTGCAAATTATGCCCAGACACCACAGCATGCAATGACTCCTATGCGAACACCTCAAAGAACCCCTTCAACTAAGCAAGATGCCATTATGATGGAAGCAGAAAATCAACGAAGATTGACTCAGTCTCAGACACCATTACTTGGAGGGGATAATCCTATGTTGCACCCCTCAGATTTTTCTGGTGTCACTCCTAAGAAAAGGGAAGTTCAAACACCAAACCCACTCTTAACTCCTTCAGCGACTCCTGGAGCCACTGGCCTTACTCCTAGAATTGGCATGACACCTTCAAGGGATTCTTATGGCATGACCCCGAAAGGAACTCCTATGAGGGATGAGCTACGCATTAATGAAGAAATGGATATGCACAATAATGCTAAACTTGGGCAATTCAATTCAAAGAAAGAATTGCTTTCTGGTTTGAAAAGCCTTCCTCAGCCCAAAAATGAGTACCAGATAGTCGTCCAACAACCtcatgaagaaaatgaagaaccaCCAGAAGAGAAGATTGAAGAAGACATGTCTGATAGGATTGCAAGGGAGAAGGCCGAAGAAGAAGCAAGGCAACAAGCTTTACTCCGGAAAAGGTCAAAAGTACTGCAGAGAGAGCTCCCTAGACCTCCCATTGCTTCACTAGAACTAATAAGAAGTTCCTTAATGAGAGCTGATGAAGATAAGAGCTCCTTTGTTCCTCCTACACTAATTGAGTTGGCTGATGAAATGATTAGGAAGGAACTTCTGTCTTTGCTAGAACATGATAATAGCAAGTATCCTCTAGATGAAAAAGCAGAGAAGGAGAAGAAAAAGGGGGTCAAGCGAAAAGTGCTTGCTGAACCTGCGATTGAGGACTTTGAGGAAGATGAACTGAAAGAGGTATGTTCATGTTACATAAAGAAAAATGGTTTGGCTCTACCCTTGTGTCAATTTATTTTCCCAGGAGCAGTCTTACCTGCTTTGCGGCATTAAGGTATTTAAAAATGATATGCAAAATCCCAAGTGAACTTTTTATTTTTGAGCAAAAGAGTTTCAGATTACTTCAAATGCATGTAAGACTTCAGAGTTGTTAGTGTCAAATTAATACTAGAAAAGAAAATGAGTTGCCTAAATTTCAATATAAAGCATTTGGAAACTGTTCTTTTACAATATCATCTAACCTTTTTATGTAATGGATATATGGAATCATTCCTACAATTGCTGATAAAATTTCACTAAACTATGGCTGTAAGGATTGTGGGAAAAAGAGTCATTACCAATTTCGTGTGCAACTATCTATGTCAAGATATATATTTAAATGTacgtactatatatatatattattcttgACTCCACTCAACACAAGCTAGCTTACATGCTCAACTTTATGAACCCTACTCCTACACCCATGACACCATACATGGTGTCCCGGTtttgtttttagtatttattgttgtgAGGACTAACTGAAATTGGACATTCGGGTCTTTCGATAAGACGCCAAAAATTGTTAATGGTTCCACTCTGGGGGATCATTAAGTACTCACTTGGATGCCATTTGTGTTTGTGTGAAATATGTTGATTATGGCTTTTTTTCTGCAAAATTCAGTGTTTCTATGTGCATTTGACTGTTAAAATAATATTTGGAAGTAAATAAATCAGGTCTGTTCGTCATAGGCGCCTTTTCCATTTTTACATTGTGCTATTAGATGTGCCCTTGTCATTACCAATTTCGTGTGCAACTATCTATGTCAAGATATATATTTAAATGTacgtactatatatatatattattcttgACTCCACTCAACACAAGCTAGCTTACATGCTCAACTTTATGAACCCTACTCCTACACCCATGACACCATACATGGTGTCCCGGTtttgtttttagtatttattgttatGAGGACTAACTGAAATTGGACATTCGGGTCTTTCGATAAGACACCAAAAAATGCTAATGGTTCCACTCTGGGGGATCATTAAGTACTCACTTGGATGCCATTTGTGTTTGTGTGAAATATGTTGATTATGGCTTTTTTTCTGCAAAATTCAGTGTTTCTATGTGCATTTGACTGTTAAAATAATATTTGGAAGTAAATAAATCAGGTCTGTTCGTCATAGACACCTTTTCCATTTTTACATTGTGCTATTAGATGTGCCCTTGTCATTACCAATTTCGTGTGCAAACAGTAATGTTTTCTGGAGtttgtgtgattttatcttcatcTACTGCAACATAACTAACTCCACTCACGCAGGCTGATGGATTTATCAAGGATGAGGCTCAGTTTGTTCGTGTGGCAATGGGACATGAGGGTGAATCTCTTGATGAATTTGTCGAAGCACACAAAACAACTTTGAATGATATCATGTACTTTCCTACCCGGAATGCTTATGGCCTCTCAAGTGTTGCTGGAAACATGGAAAAGCTAGCTGCTTTACAGAATGAGTTTGAGAATGTGAAGAAGAAAATGGATGATGATACTAAGAAAGCAACAAAGCTTGAGCAGAAGATCAAAGTCCTTACTAATGGATATCAGGTACATTTAGCGGTTTAATTGTTTAATCTGAATGTAGTTACCACTTCCTGTACAGTTCTCTGTTTATTAACTTCATTTGTCTGGAGGGTTGATCTGCAAGCAGACGTGTTTCTAGTTCTTACATGGATCTTTCTTGGCTATCCTACCTcctttttttgggttttttgagTTGAGATGTAAGCTGTAAATTCCAGCTAACAAATATTCATTGTGGATGAGCAGATGCGAGCTGGAAAACTCTGGTCACAGATAGAGGTTATGTTTAAGCAAATGGACACAGCAGGGACAGAACTTGAATGCTTCCGAGCATTACAAAAACAAGAGCAGCTAGCAGCATCACATAGGATCAACAATCTGTGGGAAGAAGTTCAGAAACAAAAGGAGCTTGAACGTACTTTACAGAAAAGGTACGGTGACCTCATAGCAGATAAGGAAAAGATGCAGCATCTCATGGATGAGTACAGAATACAAGCTCAAATGCAGGAAGAAATTGCAGCAAAGAATCGTGCTCTTGAGCTGGCCAAGGCAGAAATGGAAGAAAAGCAGAGCACATCTGCTGCTACTGAAGCTGGTGTGGAATCTTCAGGTACTGGCCAATGCTCCAATGCAGAGGAAACTTCTGCTTCTGCCGCTCATGTATCATCATCTGCTATTGAAGCTGATGATGTGCCTGTGGAATCTTCAGAGACCGGCCAGTGTTCTAATGCAGAGGAAAAATCTGCTTCTGCCGCTCCTGTATCATCATCTGCTATTGAAGCTGATGATGTTGCCTGTGGAATCTTCAGAGACCGGCCAGTGTTCTAATGCAGAGGAAAAATCTGCTTCTGCCGCTCATGTATCATCATCTGCTATTGAAGCTGATGACGTGCCTGTGGAAGCTTCAGAGACCGGCCAGTGTTCTAATGCAGAGGAAAAATCTGTTTCTGCCGCTCATGTATCGTCATCTGCTATTGAAGCTGATGACGTGCCGGTGGAATCTTCAGAGACCGGCCAGTGCTCCAATGCAGAGGAAAAATCTGCTTCTGCCACTCATGATGCAACTCCTCTGGACGTTGAGGAACAGGTGAAAGTGATCGGTGACGACTCTACAATGGATGCTGAAGCCATAAGTGAGAATGTGCCTATGGAGGGTCAACATATAGGAGAGAGTAACCAGGATGTTACCAAAACAGAAGATTCTAGAGTTGCAGATGATGCACAGGATGTTACTAAAATAGAAGATTCCGTAGTTGCAAGTGATGCGGGAAACTAGTAATGTTCTAGTTTTGCCACTAAGAAAGTGAATGATGGTTCGCTAGTTGTGTTGTAATCCCATTTTCGTACATTTTTGGAACAAAGTTGTACTTCATTTCAAGAATGTCTTGTATGGTTGGATGAAAATTTGGAAGTATTAATTTGAACTGTGGTTGAGCTGCCTACGTTCTTTGCAAAATAATGAACTGCATACCAATTTTTCTAGTAAACTAAATCTTTAGGTCTTTTATTTGCTGTATCATTCTATGGGTACTTCATACTTGCTTTTTAGGCTTGTGTAATTGTGAATTTAATTTTTAACAAACCTATCCGTTTCAAATTGAACGTTGTGGTTTAATTTACCCGCTTGTTGGAGAACCAACATTTTGAAATGCTACTATTTTATACTCCGTTAACATAATATTTTAGAAGGTTATCAAGTATATCCTTTCATGACATATATCCTTTGTTTGAAGTTTGAGCATGCGGAACAAAATTTAACTTTGAAAGTAGTCTTCAGTCACAATTGATTTAGGTCCATTTCAGATTTCATTTCAGattatataaatttaaaaattagaaatttatatAAAACTTCAATCATTGAAATTTGTATAAATTAaaagagttaggaaaaacttgaGAGAAACTACTAAGATGGAAAATTTAAAACGTTTTTGAAATGTTTTTCGCGTTTAGTTAAACCTCTGTTGAACCAATTACTCATATTATGTATCATACTCTATTTCTTAATTAGATTAGATCTACTATAAGCCATTCAACTAAATTACAGTTCGACTTCACTTATGGAATGATGCTATGGCAAACTCAATCAAAATATCTGACTCGAAAGAAATACTTACTAGCGCCGGATGTTTACTCCAAATCAAGCAATTTAACCTTAAcagtttaaaattcaaattagAACGCccgatatttattttaaaatcaaacaatTTAATCTTAGCAGTTCAAAATTCAAGTTAGAATGCACATCATTGATTGATAAATGTGTGTAAGAAAATGGATACAAGCAAATTTTTATATTTGTGTTGTCAAACGTATTACCTTTCCAAAAGCTCGAATTGCATTGTGTTATACCAGTTGGATTCGAACTATCTTGTTGAAACTTAATATTATGATTTGGAAATGACTCGAAATCTGCCCACTTCATTGAATCTGATGAAAAAGACATGAACGGCAGCCCCTATGCCAAGTGTTTGTGACTGGATTTACCATTCCAAcagaaaaaaatttcttttttgaaaagaaaaagaaaagttttCGAGCAAAAACCAATTTTTAGTGGATACGAAAAGTCCTCACACATATACCTAACACGTCAGTACGTCACTCTACGACGTCAAGCCGTCAAAGCAACCACTAATGCTTATATTAAAATAGACTGTCAATATCATATCCCTTGCAAAAGCAAATCTATGTAAGAAATAGAGAAGTTACTGGCACCAATAAAGTTCAGTAAAAATtccatatatatacatgtatatgtctttaaaaaaatagtaatatattAATAATGGACATCATATATGCAAACAGATTTTGGTTGAATCAAACAATGCATTCCGCGACCTTCAAATCTTGGGTCAGCCTCTGACTCCTAGGGTGCGACTCTTCCTCAGACCCTGTATGAATGCGATATGCTTTGTACACAGAACAACCCTTTTTATCATAATTGTGGTGTTCGGATCGACTTGTGCACAACTCAACTAATTTCGCAGAATACTTGTTATCTTTCACCAATATATGTATCAAATAATGTCCCTAAAATATaggcaaatgaaaaaaaatcacctaatattttcGCTTCGACTGGTATTtgcttcaattttagattttttaaagaaaaatgacattgtatagccactgtaaaaataatagccgaaaatgtatataaaatttatatatattttggatatatatatacattatgtatgttctatacaaaaataagaacaaattttatacactttttcggctatcagatgtaaataatttctggcgcgggctaaaagtTATAATACCCCATTTTTtaaggggcatttgcatctatacccgttttttgtgtcacgttttaacttatgcccgctttgcaaaaaaattttGCAAGCGTACCCCCTTTTCGCATAACTTGAGCATAAGGGGCtaaagtagcaaagacaatcacgcaaaacttcagcattctagtagacatgcctgaagttcagctctagagctgaagttttttgttttttaactggcgaacttcagctctagagctgaagattttgtttgtaactggcgaacttcagctctagagctgaactttttattttgtaactgacaaacttcagctctagagctgaagcacTACAATTAGCAgtgattttttaagaaaaatagtgtaCATCTTCTCAGCTCAAACACGAATAAACATACAAAAACTCCAAAATTTTATAGCTCATCCTATTGGTAACTTAAACTTTTTTCTAAGACTAATTTGCTGTAAATTTGGAGCAGAAGTACAACCGCCGAActgttcaattaaaaaaaattgcgTATAACTAAAGCAGCGTTGCTTCTGGAGATAACTACCATTTTGTtttgtaacttgaagaagaaaatgaaggaggagaaggagggcTGAAGTTATCTAAAAAGTGGATACAAGttaaaagattttaaaaaatgggtatatgTTAAATTGGGGCGACCAAATAAGACGCCCCGTACAATGTTTACATTTTTTAAAGTATGCTTTATGGTTGTGGGCCCAAAAGATGGAATGAAGAGCCCAAATGAAACTCATCTTTCCAAGATTCATTGGAACCTACTTTTCGTGCTCTTTATCTTCCAGCTCAGATGTAGCTCATACAATGCAGCCACTAAAGTTTCAAATCATATCTTCTTCCATCTATTACACACTCAAAAAATGTgctattttaatatttaaaaaatgtcATCCAACTTCAAAATTTAAGGATAATAAAAAGTCATGGCAATCTAATTGAGCCTTTATACactatttaaatttaattttttcgtCTTACTATGTTTGATACTCTTTTTTGCATGTAATAAAGATTGTCACCTTccttaatttaaaaattaattcttttcttaatttctattttctccttaTTTACATGCAACTTGACACGATTTTGTAGCAAGTTTCAGCATATTTGTTAGGAGTTATTTGATTActgtattaaaaaaaattataaaaatagcacgggctagttaATTTTTGGATTAGTAATCAAAAAATAgctagcgtttgcaaagtcattgaaaatgCCCATTATTTTGCTGaaatacggaaagttccagcataatatgtgaAATTATGAAGATTCTGTATATAAACTTCtcgtatattatgttggaactccagcatattatgctggaagctTATATGTAAAAAATTAGAACTCCAATATATTGTACTGGAATATTTCTGAATTTTTAAGGGTGTTTTtgttcatattttatctttacatgaaaaatggttaaatttcaattactttggaatctgtgactatttttcaattattgcTCTTAatacataattttttaaaagtaatttttaaaaaattatttttttttgcttctcaaAAACTACTTTTGTACCtatttaaaagtatttttgtcCTTCTAAAAATTCGACCTAACACCTTTAACTTTGAGAAAAAAGTATTCTTGGCccaaaaaaacttggccaaacacctagtcacacaagtcaaaaaaacAAAGCAAATAGGAGTACTAATAAATATTAAAAGTTCGATCAAACAcctttaactttaaaaaaaatgtacTTTTGGCCCAAATAACTCGGCCAAACACGCTAGTCGCACAAGTAAAAGAAAAACAAGGCAAATGGGAgtaataataaatattattacCACTATTGTACTGGATATAAGTGGGTTGAAAatggaaaaatgaaagaaaatgggagtaataataaataagaaaatttgtGCATATCCTTAGTAGTCCCAAATAATTTAATACTGCCTTAAAAGTGTAGACACAAAATCAAAGGAGCAACTATAAATTCGAAAGAAGTGGAACAGCCAAAACCAAATTCACATGTTTACAATTTCAGGCAAGTCAAACAAAGAAACCACCAATTTTGCCTGAAGAATCTTTCTTTAGTAAGAAAATCTTgatattttcctttccttttttcttttaagcCACTTGTGAaaaattatgcatgcatgtaatTAAATGTGCTTTTTATGTTGTCTCATTTTCAGACGTTACAAGTGTGTGATGATTCTATTCTTCATGTGATATGTAGTACTCCTTCTGTTTGTTTAGCTGATTTTGTATCACTACATAAAGTCCAAAAGTTGGTATGTTTGTacattttttcatctttttctgaTTGATGGGGTGGTGGGGTTTGGTTTgttatgaaaaaatatttaaataaattccaAATTTTGATTCTTGGGTTTTGTTTATAATTATTTGTATATGTGTacttgtgttatttctcttgattCTTGAATTTGTGGCTGGGAAAGTATCTCTTGGGCTGGGAAGTGTTGGGGTTCTTTTTCCTACTGATGGcaagtgatttttcttttctttttttttcttctttttttgtgtgGTTGTGTGTGATTTTCCTTGAAGGGGGGAATGCTACTTTTTATAttgatttaatattttttttgagggatttgatgatttttttttgttttctgtttATTAACTGGTGGAATTTGGTTTGCAGTTGAGTGAATTGTCTCTTTTGTTGCATTTTTTATCAACAAGGACAGAGAGAGTATTGGATCAGTGTTTGTGACTTTGTTCTGCTATATATTTGAAGAACAGAAAAGGAGAAGCTTACACAGTATGGCTTTTTTCATACCTCTATTCTTTTTATCATTTATGTTTCTCTTAAACTGTATAATGTTCTATTCCATTTGGAGTAGCTGAATTTGAGTCAAAGGGTAGCCCCGTGCACAAGGCATCCCGCGTTCAAGCAGGGTCCCGGGAAGGACCGCGCCCTAAGtggtgtgatgtagacaacctaccctaatgcaagcattagtggctgcttccacgtctcgaacccgtgacctataggttacACGGAAACAACTTTATCGTCGCTCCAAGGCTCCCTTCAATTTGAGTCCTTAGCTTATAACCATCAAATTCTGAAAAACACTTTCTTTTAAGTATGGGAGTTGAACTTTTGAATAAGCAATACCGTGTTTGGATAGAAGTACTGAAGTTGAAAATAAGTAGTGTCGGGTAAATAAGGGCATCAAAAGGGATTAATTGTTACCTGATACCCAAATGGCCTTAAAAATTTGGATTTCACATGGTATCATAGAGGGTGTTAAATATATTTACTAATATATACTAAACAgattatgtgaacctatttgctttttggtccgttccaaaaagaatgacccctttctaaatttggtaacaatttagcttaaacttacaattctacccttaatgagaagcttttataaccacacaaatactctgggcccctttttaacttgtttaggaccacaaatttcaaaagtctttattttttcttaaactccgtgcccagtcaaacaggttcacaaaAATTGGAAGGGAGGGAGGGAGTAATGTCCCATATTCGTGTATATAAGAATATCATGGGGTGTGATTCCACATTATTAAAGATGGTATGAGCATTTACAGTTTAGCTGAATTTTAGATGGTTTTAGCTAATGTGTTAGATAAGTGGTGTGACTCTCCCTTTTCTTCTATGTTTAGCATACACTCCAATTTAGATAGGTgggttgctcggactctccaaaaatgtCTCCAGttgcgtgtcggatcctccagaagtagtgcatttttggaggTTACAACACGAGTGCGGCTACATTTTTGGAGAATCCGTGCAACAT is a genomic window of Nicotiana tabacum cultivar K326 chromosome 16, ASM71507v2, whole genome shotgun sequence containing:
- the LOC107779232 gene encoding cell division cycle 5-like protein → MRIMIKGGVWKNTEDEILKAAVMKYGKNQWARISSLLVRKSAKQCKARWYEWLDPSIKKTEWTREEDEKLLHLAKLMPTQWRTIAPIVGRTPSQCLERYEKLLDAACAKDENYDPNDDPRKLKPGEIDPNPESKPARPDPVDMDEDEKEMLSEARARLANTRGKKAKRKAREKQLEEARRLASLQKRRELKAAGIDARQRKRKRRGIDYNAEIPFEKKPPPGFYDVAEEDRPVEQPKFPTTIEELEGERRVDKEARLRKQDIARNKIAERQDAPTAILHANKLNDPEAVRKRSKLNLPAPQIPDHELEAIAKIGIASDLLGGDELSEGNAATRALLANYAQTPQHAMTPMRTPQRTPSTKQDAIMMEAENQRRLTQSQTPLLGGDNPMLHPSDFSGVTPKKREVQTPNPLLTPSATPGATGLTPRIGMTPSRDSYGMTPKGTPMRDELRINEEMDMHNNAKLGQFNSKKELLSGLKSLPQPKNEYQIVVQQPHEENEEPPEEKIEEDMSDRIAREKAEEEARQQALLRKRSKVLQRELPRPPIASLELIRSSLMRADEDKSSFVPPTLIELADEMIRKELLSLLEHDNSKYPLDEKAEKEKKKGVKRKVLAEPAIEDFEEDELKEADGFIKDEAQFVRVAMGHEGESLDEFVEAHKTTLNDIMYFPTRNAYGLSSVAGNMEKLAALQNEFENVKKKMDDDTKKATKLEQKIKVLTNGYQMRAGKLWSQIEVMFKQMDTAGTELECFRALQKQEQLAASHRINNLWEEVQKQKELERTLQKRYGDLIADKEKMQHLMDEYRIQAQMQEEIAAKNRALELAKAEMEEKQSTSAATEAGVESSGTGQCSNAEETSASAAHVSSSAIEADDVPVESSETGQCSNAEEKSASLMMLPVESSETGQCSNAEEKSASAAHVSSSAIEADDVPVEASETGQCSNAEEKSVSAAHVSSSAIEADDVPVESSETGQCSNAEEKSASATHDATPLDVEEQVKVIGDDSTMDAEAISENVPMEGQHIGESNQDVTKTEDSRVADDAQDVTKIEDSVVASDAGN